A portion of the Pseudomonadota bacterium genome contains these proteins:
- a CDS encoding pyruvate ferredoxin oxidoreductase codes for MQEIRFHGRGGQGAVIASRVLAQALFYEGLHAQSFPTFGAERRGAPVAAFVRADDHFINLRSQVTEPDFVVVMAARLIEAVSVTAGLKTTGIILINSDLEPKAAQKFHPGLQKLATEQIITINLSQIALEFGLGNQIMPLINAPVLGALARISRLVEPASLIKALPHFIPSRLDDNRQALLKAYTTVI; via the coding sequence ATGCAGGAAATTCGCTTTCATGGCCGCGGCGGCCAAGGCGCGGTCATCGCTTCCCGGGTTCTGGCCCAGGCGCTCTTCTATGAAGGCCTTCATGCCCAGTCCTTTCCCACCTTCGGCGCCGAGCGCCGGGGCGCCCCGGTCGCCGCTTTCGTTCGCGCCGATGATCATTTCATCAACCTTCGCAGTCAGGTTACCGAACCGGATTTTGTCGTGGTGATGGCGGCCCGACTGATTGAAGCCGTTTCGGTCACCGCCGGGCTCAAAACCACCGGCATCATCCTCATTAACAGCGATCTTGAACCCAAGGCCGCACAAAAGTTCCACCCTGGGTTGCAGAAACTGGCCACGGAACAAATAATCACCATCAACCTGAGTCAAATCGCCCTTGAATTCGGACTGGGCAACCAAATCATGCCCCTGATCAACGCGCCGGTGCTCGGAGCCCTGGCCCGAATCAGCCGCCTGGTCGAACCGGCCAGCCTGATCAAGGCTCTGCCTCATTTTATTCCGAGCCGCCTGGACGACAATCGTCAGGCCCTGCTCAAGGCCTACACAACCGTAATATAG
- a CDS encoding FAD-dependent oxidoreductase: MNQLKYVTAIKNGDFTGLPISSTSTAVNLTGSWKFFRPRLAAKESPCRLACPLNIPIAAWLDDLQKNRPDLALRRLRDYNPLPAVTGRVCPHFCREACNRGDFDEAVRIGDLERYLGDLGLEHDYAPAPSPGKERVAVVGCGPAGLGAAVFLARRGIKVTIFEKGPAPGGLLRSAIPAYRLPREILERELAVLLRDLPLEIICNREIRATDRERLEREYDQVIWAPGLQVSRKDEAWPDDPRLTGALEMLAAINAGAAIGGDDFIIIGGGNAALDTARCLLRLGKKAEIIYRRKLAEMPAYAEEQRQAKEEGVVIHDETLVGKIDPTATKLRLSLHQARPDKNRINCGPWLRDIEVDGLIAAIGQGSDLEISGTHPVISAGDFAHGAASVAKALASGRRAAETVLRRLGRSFDDENQPGETAVVTSREQLHLDYFSHAPAISPQELAPRRRLDNFCEISQTLTAEQAAAENRRCFHCGICTACGICWFFCPDVAIAFDREAPDPNLRVLFDEDHCKGCGQCATVCPRGVIEMEEDH, encoded by the coding sequence ATGAATCAGCTTAAATATGTGACGGCCATAAAAAACGGGGACTTTACCGGTCTGCCCATTTCCTCGACCTCGACCGCGGTAAACCTTACCGGCAGCTGGAAATTTTTTCGTCCGCGGCTGGCGGCCAAGGAATCACCCTGTCGCCTGGCCTGTCCTTTAAACATTCCGATTGCCGCCTGGCTGGATGATTTACAGAAAAACCGGCCCGACCTGGCCCTGCGGCGTCTGCGTGACTACAATCCGCTGCCGGCCGTCACTGGCCGGGTTTGCCCGCATTTTTGCCGGGAGGCCTGCAATCGCGGCGACTTCGACGAAGCCGTGCGCATCGGCGACCTTGAGCGTTATCTTGGTGATCTGGGCCTTGAACATGACTATGCCCCCGCTCCCTCGCCGGGAAAGGAAAGAGTCGCGGTCGTCGGCTGCGGTCCGGCCGGTCTCGGGGCCGCGGTTTTCCTCGCCCGGCGAGGGATCAAGGTTACAATTTTCGAGAAAGGCCCGGCTCCCGGCGGCCTGTTGCGCTCAGCGATTCCGGCTTACCGCCTACCCCGGGAAATACTTGAGCGCGAGCTTGCCGTTCTCTTGCGCGACCTGCCGCTCGAAATCATCTGCAATCGCGAAATCAGAGCCACCGACCGGGAGCGCCTGGAACGGGAATACGACCAGGTAATCTGGGCTCCGGGACTGCAGGTTTCCCGCAAAGACGAGGCCTGGCCCGATGATCCGCGCCTGACCGGCGCGCTTGAGATGCTGGCCGCCATTAATGCCGGGGCCGCGATCGGCGGCGATGATTTTATTATTATCGGCGGCGGCAATGCCGCTCTGGACACGGCCCGCTGTTTGCTCCGGCTCGGGAAAAAGGCCGAAATCATTTATCGGCGCAAACTGGCCGAAATGCCGGCTTACGCCGAGGAGCAACGCCAGGCTAAAGAAGAAGGCGTGGTGATTCACGACGAGACCCTGGTCGGCAAGATCGACCCGACTGCGACAAAACTTCGCCTCAGTCTGCATCAGGCGCGACCTGACAAAAATCGGATAAACTGCGGCCCCTGGCTGAGGGACATCGAGGTTGACGGCCTGATCGCCGCCATCGGCCAGGGCAGTGATCTTGAAATCAGCGGAACGCACCCGGTAATCAGCGCCGGTGATTTCGCCCACGGAGCGGCTTCCGTCGCGAAGGCGCTGGCTTCCGGGCGGCGGGCGGCGGAAACCGTATTGCGAAGACTGGGCCGGTCATTCGACGACGAGAATCAACCAGGCGAAACGGCTGTCGTCACCAGCCGCGAGCAGCTTCATCTTGACTACTTCAGCCATGCACCCGCCATTTCGCCCCAGGAACTTGCTCCCCGGCGCAGACTTGATAATTTCTGCGAAATCAGCCAAACCCTGACGGCCGAGCAGGCCGCGGCGGAAAACCGGCGCTGTTTTCATTGCGGCATCTGCACCGCCTGCGGCATCTGCTGGTTTTTCTGTCCGGATGTCGCCATCGCCTTCGACCGCGAAGCCCCAGACCCTAACTTACGGGTACTCTTTGACGAAGATCACTGCAAAGGCTGCGGTCAATGCGCCACGGTCTGCCCACGCGGGGTTATCGAGATGGAGGAGGATCACTGA
- the porA gene encoding pyruvate ferredoxin oxidoreductase, which produces MRHGLPTRGYRDGGGSLSMQQEAILLGSDAVAHGVRLCRPEVISAYPITPQTHIIETLSEMVDRGDLHSEFIKVESEMSAIAAVLGSVSAGSRSFTASSSQGLAMMHEILHWYAGARLPLVLVNANRALGAPWNIWSDQSDSFSQRDTGWLQIYCETSQEALDSIVIAYKAGEQLMLPVMVMIDGFILSHTMERLRLPEEEEVDRYLPAYQPPYRLDWEKPLTFGAAAHPDLFYELKQTQAATMQEAFAVLRQCETDFARQFGRLYTPVMGCPEGDDASDCVIICCGAMTGTARVAVARLKENGEAAALYKIRLVRPFPQAELKLKLAGKKEIIVLNRACSYGVGGTLSQEIRAALYDLEKRPLIKDVMISLGGKEVFPETIMNIVRNRAQLSSSECNWLA; this is translated from the coding sequence ATGCGCCACGGTCTGCCCACGCGGGGTTATCGAGATGGAGGAGGATCACTGAGCATGCAGCAGGAAGCCATTCTTTTAGGCAGTGACGCCGTCGCCCACGGGGTGCGCCTCTGCCGTCCCGAAGTGATTTCGGCCTATCCGATCACCCCCCAGACCCATATCATCGAAACCCTTTCCGAAATGGTTGACCGCGGAGATTTGCACAGCGAGTTCATCAAGGTCGAATCGGAGATGTCGGCCATCGCGGCGGTGCTCGGCTCGGTTTCTGCCGGAAGCCGTTCCTTTACCGCCAGCAGCTCTCAGGGACTCGCCATGATGCACGAGATTCTGCACTGGTACGCCGGAGCCCGGCTGCCCCTGGTGCTGGTCAACGCCAACCGGGCCCTGGGCGCTCCCTGGAATATCTGGAGCGATCAAAGCGACAGTTTTTCCCAGCGCGACACCGGCTGGCTGCAGATCTACTGCGAGACCTCTCAGGAAGCCCTGGACAGCATCGTCATCGCCTACAAGGCCGGCGAACAGCTGATGCTGCCGGTCATGGTCATGATTGACGGCTTCATTCTTTCGCATACGATGGAACGTTTGCGGTTGCCGGAGGAGGAAGAAGTCGACCGCTATCTGCCCGCCTACCAGCCGCCCTACCGCCTTGACTGGGAAAAGCCTCTGACCTTCGGAGCCGCGGCACATCCGGATCTGTTTTATGAACTCAAGCAAACCCAGGCAGCAACCATGCAGGAAGCCTTTGCCGTCCTGCGACAATGCGAGACCGATTTCGCCCGACAATTTGGACGCCTTTACACTCCGGTGATGGGTTGTCCTGAAGGCGACGACGCCAGTGACTGCGTCATTATCTGCTGCGGCGCCATGACCGGAACGGCCCGGGTCGCGGTCGCTCGTCTAAAGGAAAACGGAGAGGCGGCGGCTCTTTATAAAATCCGCCTGGTCCGGCCTTTCCCCCAGGCGGAACTAAAGCTGAAACTGGCCGGCAAAAAGGAAATCATTGTTCTCAATCGAGCCTGTTCCTATGGCGTGGGCGGCACCTTGAGTCAGGAGATCAGAGCGGCGCTCTACGACCTTGAGAAGCGTCCCCTGATCAAGGATGTCATGATCAGCCTGGGCGGCAAGGAGGTTTTTCCGGAAACCATCATGAACATCGTCAGAAATCGAGCGCAGCTTTCATCCAGCGAATGTAACTGGCTCGCTTGA